Proteins from one Physeter macrocephalus isolate SW-GA chromosome 16, ASM283717v5, whole genome shotgun sequence genomic window:
- the DCUN1D5 gene encoding DCN1-like protein 5 isoform X2: MEKFCEDIGVEPENIIMLVLAWKLEAESMGFFTKEEWLKGMTSLQCDCTEKLQNKFDFLRSQLNDISSFKNIYRYAFDFARDKDQRSLDIDTAKSMLALLLGRTWPLFSVFYQYLEQSKYRVMNKDQWYNVLEFSRTVHADLSNYDEDGAWPVLLDEFVEWQKVRQTS, translated from the exons atggaaaaattttGTGAAGACATTGGTGTTGAACctgaaaat attattatgttagttttagCGTGGAAATTGGAGGCTGAAAGCATGGGATTTTTTACCAAGGAAGAATGGTTAAAGGGGATGACTTCATTAca gtgTGACTGCACAGAAAAGCTACAGAACAAATTTGACTTTTTGCGCTCACAGTTGAATGATATTTCTTCATTTAAGAATATCTACAGATATGCCTTTGATTTTGCAAGG gATAAAGATCAGAGAAGTCTTGATATTGATACAGCTAAGTCTATGTTAGCTCTTCTCCTTGGGAGGACATGGCCactgttttcagtattttaccAGTACCTGGAg CAATCAAAGTATCGCGTTATGAACAAAGATCAGTGGTACAATGTGTTAGAATTCAGCAGAACAGTCCATGCCGATCTTAGTAACTATGATGAAGATGGTGCTT GGCCTGTTCTTCTTGATGAATTTGTCGAGTGGCAGAAAGTTCGTCAAACGTCATAG
- the DCUN1D5 gene encoding DCN1-like protein 5 isoform X1, translating into MPVKKKRKSPGVAAAVAEDGGLKKCKISSYCRSQPPARLISGEEHFSSKKCLAWFYEYAGPDEVVGPEGMEKFCEDIGVEPENIIMLVLAWKLEAESMGFFTKEEWLKGMTSLQCDCTEKLQNKFDFLRSQLNDISSFKNIYRYAFDFARDKDQRSLDIDTAKSMLALLLGRTWPLFSVFYQYLEQSKYRVMNKDQWYNVLEFSRTVHADLSNYDEDGAWPVLLDEFVEWQKVRQTS; encoded by the exons ATGCcggtgaagaagaaaagaaaatctcctGGGGTGGCAGCGGCAGTAGCGGAAGACGGAGGCCTCAAAAAGTGTAAAATCTCCAG CTATTGCAGATCCCAACCCCCTGCTAGACTAATAAGTGGAGAGGAACATTTTTCAAGCAAGAAGTGCCTGGCTTGGTTTTATGAGTATGCAG GTCCTGATGAAGTTGTAGGGccagaaggaatggaaaaattttGTGAAGACATTGGTGTTGAACctgaaaat attattatgttagttttagCGTGGAAATTGGAGGCTGAAAGCATGGGATTTTTTACCAAGGAAGAATGGTTAAAGGGGATGACTTCATTAca gtgTGACTGCACAGAAAAGCTACAGAACAAATTTGACTTTTTGCGCTCACAGTTGAATGATATTTCTTCATTTAAGAATATCTACAGATATGCCTTTGATTTTGCAAGG gATAAAGATCAGAGAAGTCTTGATATTGATACAGCTAAGTCTATGTTAGCTCTTCTCCTTGGGAGGACATGGCCactgttttcagtattttaccAGTACCTGGAg CAATCAAAGTATCGCGTTATGAACAAAGATCAGTGGTACAATGTGTTAGAATTCAGCAGAACAGTCCATGCCGATCTTAGTAACTATGATGAAGATGGTGCTT GGCCTGTTCTTCTTGATGAATTTGTCGAGTGGCAGAAAGTTCGTCAAACGTCATAG
- the DCUN1D5 gene encoding DCN1-like protein 5 isoform X3, producing MCDCTEKLQNKFDFLRSQLNDISSFKNIYRYAFDFARDKDQRSLDIDTAKSMLALLLGRTWPLFSVFYQYLEQSKYRVMNKDQWYNVLEFSRTVHADLSNYDEDGAWPVLLDEFVEWQKVRQTS from the exons at gtgTGACTGCACAGAAAAGCTACAGAACAAATTTGACTTTTTGCGCTCACAGTTGAATGATATTTCTTCATTTAAGAATATCTACAGATATGCCTTTGATTTTGCAAGG gATAAAGATCAGAGAAGTCTTGATATTGATACAGCTAAGTCTATGTTAGCTCTTCTCCTTGGGAGGACATGGCCactgttttcagtattttaccAGTACCTGGAg CAATCAAAGTATCGCGTTATGAACAAAGATCAGTGGTACAATGTGTTAGAATTCAGCAGAACAGTCCATGCCGATCTTAGTAACTATGATGAAGATGGTGCTT GGCCTGTTCTTCTTGATGAATTTGTCGAGTGGCAGAAAGTTCGTCAAACGTCATAG